The Limanda limanda chromosome 20, fLimLim1.1, whole genome shotgun sequence genome has a segment encoding these proteins:
- the skida1 gene encoding SKI/DACH domain-containing protein 1: MGDLECGFEEMQGVRLGYLLIQGKQMFALSQVFTDLLKNIPRTTVHKRMDHLKVRKHHCDLEELRKLKAINSIAFHAAKCTLISREDVEALYFSCKTERVLKSNKRKAKAPLPPGEVHASPGQLGAGEAELWREKVWFSLHGVPETLSKAARRRELAPCLTDSKLPQFYHKTHSRDFRAATKSAHKHFKNYETSKITGNCVTLSQRHSFYRGAVSRQPAVLQSAMAAQSRLARSAGDLLLHKRKRRREGGGKEGARHSWSRSRHAHQHVAPVLLVQPKPTGSHGTAFGAFHLGQDFYLHPRPQHHHQQQHHQEQTFPEIYSSDTESSTYSDRAYPDSDFGSGFSTSSNSGSSEEEEDEDDTQSESSEVSSEEEESSSQSDSSSVSSRVSVQSIRFRRARVGSLSKSVTTSKAPLVLQPTFHYNHEKQHRALGHVAPPHPGDSRQEKRQKCEFVCSEYRKDLGPIQPPKFNSVVGQSFKREKACDADPGVELPSSSPGLTRSKAFHPTRRTPGYPIKCPPGLNAQCDQDLFPKCAEKREAKVPTLKLPTPLRKIKTEAEEAPVTAAPHSDRGRAARTPPFNLHNVKVKVEESCDEYEYQSRASGVKCKGDNKAESSYGLHISGAIIKQGDFFNSGIKATDKSPGVAPPRSPCGPQERSSTQDEEGGHGHRTWKAAVLGSKKARVSRLQTKQNVPRVNKAALSSSFSSSSSSSSSSSSSSCSSSSSRQEASTEDLPSRRKRSSSSASTAAPAAEMPFSLMANFPSPPSLVVGSDGDLCPAYSLNSLRGPGPPPPSHPVWRWQPGVHILPPPHTQRTRKY; this comes from the coding sequence ATGGGAGACCTGGAGTGTGGTTTTGAGGAAATGCAAGGGGTGAGACTGGGATACCTGCTCATCCAAGGCAAGCAAATGTTTGCTTTGTCCCAGGTCTTCACCGACCTGCTGAAGAACATCCCTCGGACCACGGTGCACAAGCGCATGGACCACCTGAAGGTGAGGAAGCACCACTGCGACCTGGAGGAGCTGCGCAAGCTCAAGGCAATCAACTCGATAGCTTTCCACGCCGCGAAGTGCACGCTGATATCGCGGGAGGACGTGGAGGCTCTGTACTTCTCCTGCAAGACGGAGCGGGTGTTGAAGTCCAACAAAAGGAAAGCCAAAGCGCCGCTTCCCCCCGGGGAGGTGCACGCGTCCCCGGGGCAGCTCGGCGCCGGGGAGGCCGAGCTGTGGAGGGAGAAAGTTTGGTTCAGTCTGCACGGCGTCCCGGAGACTCTCAGCAAGGCGGCCCGGCGCAGAGAGCTGGCTCCCTGCCTCACCGACTCCAAACTACCTCAATTTTACCACAAAACCCACAGTCGGGATTTCCGTGCGGCGACTAAATCCGCtcacaaacactttaaaaactatgaaacatcTAAGATAACAGGGAACTGCGTTACTTTGAGCCAAAGGCACTCGTTCTACCGGGGCGCGGTGAGCCGGCAGCCCGCGGTGCTCCAGTCCGCCATGGCCGCTCAGTCCAGGCTCGCTCGCTCCGCCGgcgacctcctcctccacaagaggaagaggaggcgcgAGGGGGGGGGCAAGGAGGGCGCGAGGCACTCGTGGAGCAGGAGCAGGCACGCGCACCAGCACGTAGCGCCGGTGCTTCTCGTGCAACCCAAACCCACCGGCAGCCACGGGACCGCGTTCGGTGCCTTCCACCTCGGCCAGGATTTCTATCTCCACCCGAGAccccagcaccaccaccagcagcagcaccaccaggaGCAGACTTTCCCGGAGATCTACAGCAGCGACACCGAGTCCAGCACCTACTCGGACCGGGCGTACCCCGACTCGGATTTTGGGTCGGGCTTCTCCACCAGCAGCAACTCCGGGAGctccgaggaggaagaggacgaggatgacACCCAGTCGGAGAGTTCAGAGGTcagctcagaggaagaggagagctcCTCTCAGTCCGACTCCAGCTCGGTTTCGAGCCGGGTCTCGGTGCAGAGCATCCGGTTCAGACGCGCCCGGGTCGGCTCTCTCTCCAAAAGCGTCACCACTAGTAAAGCACCTTTGGTCCTGCAGCCCACGTTTCACTACAACCACGAGAAGCAGCACAGGGCACTGGGTCATGTTGCCCCCCCACACCCGGGAGACAGCAGACAGGAGAAAAGGCAAAAATGTGAATTTGTCTGCAGTGAATACAGAAAGGACCTGGGACCCATACAGCCACCAAAATTTAACTCAGTTGTGGGCCAGAGCTTCAAAAGGGAGAAGGCGTGTGATGCTGATCCTGGTGTGGAGCTGCCCTCCTCTTCACCGGGACTCACCCGGAGCAAGGCCTTTCACCCCACACGCAGGACCCCCGGGTACCCCATCAAATGCCCCCCGGGACTCAACGCACAGTGTGACCAGGACCTGTTTCCCAAATGTGCCGAAAAAAGGGAGGCGAAAGTGCCCACCTTAAAACTGCCAACCCCACTGAGGAAAATAAAGACCGAGGCGGAGGAGGCCCCTGTGACAGCCGCCCCCCACTCGGACCGCGGCAGGGCGGCCAGGACCCCTCCCTTCAACCTCCACAATGTGAAAGTTAAAGTGGAGGAAAGCTGTGATGAATATGAATACCAGAGCCGGGCCTCTGGAGTCAAATGTAAAGGAGACAATAAGGCGGAGAGCAGCTATGGCCTGCATATCAGCGGTGCCATCATCAAGCAAGGGGACTTTTTCAATAGCGGGATTAAAGCCACAGATAAGAGCCCTGGTGTGGCCCCCCCCAGGTCCCCTTGTGGCCCTCAGGAACGCAGCAGCACCCAGGACGAGGAGGGGGGGCACGGACACAGAACCTGGAAGGCTGCGGTGCTGGGGAGCAAGAAAGCCCGAGTTTCCAGgttgcaaacaaaacaaaacgtgCCCAGGGTCAACAAGGCTGccctgtcttcttctttttcctcctcctcctcctcttcgtcttcttcgtcctcttcatcatgctcctcttcctcctctcgtcagGAGGCGTCCACGGAGGATTTACCGAGCAGACGcaaacgcagcagcagcagcgccagCACCGCAGCACCGGCCGCAGAAATGCCTTTCAGCCTGATGGCGAATTTCCCCTCCCCGCCGTCGCTGGTTGTCGGCAGCGACGGGGATCTGTGTCCCGCTTACTCCCTGAACTCGCTGAGGGGCCCCGGGCCTCCCCCTCCGTCCCACCCCGTGTGGAGGTGGCAGCCAGGCGTCCACATTCTCCCTCCCCCACACACTCAGAGAACGAGGAAATACtga